Proteins encoded in a region of the Flavobacterium sp. MDT1-60 genome:
- a CDS encoding DUF4920 domain-containing protein: MKVLVYSIIVFVSFSTISFAQEAVEKVSPPMGDAIIGDYYGVDISEVSEGSAISVEKLENILQKEKKVERVAVKGEVTDVCEKRGCWLTVKTKDGASFFVKMKDYAFFVPTALKGKNVVLEGVAEKKITSVAELKHYAKDAKKSQSEIDAIKGPKEEIRFLADGIKVVN, translated from the coding sequence ATGAAAGTATTAGTATATTCAATTATCGTTTTTGTAAGTTTTTCAACTATTTCTTTTGCGCAGGAAGCTGTAGAAAAAGTGTCACCTCCTATGGGTGATGCTATAATTGGGGATTATTATGGTGTAGATATTTCTGAAGTTTCAGAAGGTTCAGCAATCTCAGTTGAGAAATTGGAGAATATATTGCAGAAAGAAAAGAAGGTAGAAAGGGTTGCAGTTAAAGGCGAAGTAACGGACGTCTGTGAAAAAAGAGGGTGTTGGTTAACTGTTAAAACAAAAGATGGAGCTTCTTTTTTTGTGAAAATGAAGGATTATGCATTTTTTGTGCCCACAGCTTTAAAAGGTAAAAATGTTGTTTTAGAGGGTGTTGCTGAGAAAAAAATCACCTCTGTTGCAGAGTTGAAACATTATGCAAAAGATGCCAAAAAATCGCAATCAGAGATAGATGCAATTAAGGGGCCTAAAGAAGAGATTCGGTTTTTAGCAGATGGAATTAAGGTGGTGAATTAA
- the nrfD gene encoding NrfD/PsrC family molybdoenzyme membrane anchor subunit, which produces MSSHYEAPIRKPLVIGDKSYHDVTVDVAAPVEGPANKQWWIVFSIALIAFLWGLGCIIYTVSTGIGTWGLNKTVGWAWDITNFVWWVGIGHAGTLISAVLLLFRQRWRMAINRSAEAMTIFSVVQAGLFPIIHMGRPWLAYWVLPIPNQFGSLWVNFNSPLLWDVFAISTYLSVSLVFWWTGLLPDFAMLRDRAVTPFTKRVYSILSFGWSGRAKDWQRFEEVSLVLAGLATPLVLSVHTIVSMDFATSVIPGWHTTIFPPYFVAGAVFSGFAMVNTLLIVMRKVSNLEAYITLQHIELMNIIIMITGSIVGVAYITELFVAWYSGVEYEQYAFLNRATGPYWWAYWSMMTCNVFSPQFMWFKKLRTSIMFSFIISIVVNIGMWFERFVIIVTSLHRDYLPSSWTMFSPTFVDIGIFIGTIGFFFVLFLLYSRTFPVIAQAEVKTILKGTGDNYIRERANKDSHHE; this is translated from the coding sequence ATGTCGTCTCACTACGAAGCACCCATTAGAAAACCTTTAGTTATAGGTGATAAATCTTATCACGACGTAACAGTAGATGTAGCTGCACCTGTTGAGGGGCCTGCAAACAAACAATGGTGGATTGTATTTTCAATCGCATTAATAGCCTTCCTTTGGGGATTAGGTTGTATAATTTACACCGTATCTACCGGTATCGGAACATGGGGATTAAATAAAACAGTTGGTTGGGCCTGGGATATCACGAACTTCGTTTGGTGGGTTGGTATTGGTCACGCTGGAACATTAATTTCTGCGGTATTATTACTTTTCCGTCAACGTTGGAGAATGGCTATTAACCGTTCTGCAGAGGCTATGACCATCTTCTCAGTAGTTCAGGCAGGTTTATTTCCAATTATTCACATGGGACGTCCATGGTTAGCATACTGGGTTTTACCTATTCCAAATCAATTTGGATCTTTATGGGTAAACTTTAACTCACCATTGCTTTGGGACGTATTTGCAATTTCAACTTATCTTTCGGTATCATTAGTTTTCTGGTGGACTGGTTTATTACCTGATTTTGCAATGCTACGTGATAGAGCGGTAACTCCTTTTACAAAAAGAGTATATTCTATCCTAAGTTTTGGATGGAGTGGAAGAGCAAAAGATTGGCAACGTTTTGAAGAAGTATCTTTGGTATTAGCTGGTTTGGCTACTCCTCTTGTACTTTCTGTACACACGATTGTATCGATGGACTTTGCTACTTCTGTAATTCCAGGATGGCATACAACAATTTTCCCTCCATACTTTGTTGCTGGAGCGGTTTTCTCTGGATTTGCAATGGTAAACACATTGTTGATCGTTATGAGAAAAGTTTCTAATCTTGAAGCATATATTACTTTACAACATATCGAACTAATGAATATCATTATTATGATTACTGGTTCTATTGTTGGGGTAGCTTATATTACTGAGTTATTTGTGGCTTGGTATTCAGGAGTAGAGTATGAGCAATATGCGTTCTTAAACAGAGCTACCGGACCTTACTGGTGGGCATATTGGTCAATGATGACTTGTAACGTTTTTTCTCCACAATTTATGTGGTTCAAAAAATTAAGAACTAGTATCATGTTCTCTTTTATTATTTCGATTGTGGTTAACATCGGAATGTGGTTTGAAAGATTCGTAATTATTGTTACTTCTTTACATAGAGATTACCTTCCATCTTCTTGGACAATGTTCTCACCAACATTTGTTGATATTGGAATTTTCATTGGAACAATTGGTTTCTTCTTTGTATTGTTTTTATTATACTCTAGAACATTCCCTGTAATTGCTCAGGCAGAGGTTAAAACAATTTTGAAAGGAACAGGAGATAATTACATTAGAGAAAGAGCAAATAAAGATTCACATCATGAGTAA
- a CDS encoding DUF3341 domain-containing protein, whose product MSNKVIYAIYNDDDILMDAVKKTRAAHHHIEEVFTPFPVHGLDKAMGLAPTRLAICAFLYGCVGISVATTMMSYIMIHDWPQDIGGKPSFSFIQNMPAFVPIMFEMTVFFAAHLMVITFYMRSRLWPFKQAENPDVRTTDDHFLMEVAVNDNEAELVSFFEGTGAVEVKVIEKN is encoded by the coding sequence ATGAGTAATAAAGTAATATACGCCATTTATAATGACGATGATATTTTGATGGATGCAGTAAAGAAAACCAGAGCTGCTCATCATCATATTGAAGAGGTTTTTACTCCATTCCCAGTTCACGGATTGGATAAAGCTATGGGTTTAGCACCAACAAGATTAGCAATTTGTGCTTTTTTATATGGATGTGTTGGTATTTCTGTTGCAACAACAATGATGAGTTATATTATGATTCATGACTGGCCACAGGATATTGGTGGAAAACCAAGTTTCAGTTTCATTCAGAATATGCCAGCTTTTGTGCCAATTATGTTTGAAATGACTGTGTTTTTCGCTGCCCACTTAATGGTAATCACTTTTTACATGAGAAGTAGATTATGGCCATTTAAGCAGGCTGAAAATCCTGATGTAAGAACAACAGATGACCATTTCTTAATGGAAGTTGCTGTAAACGATAACGAAGCAGAACTAGTTTCTTTTTTCGAAGGTACAGGAGCTGTTGAAGTTAAAGTAATTGAAAAGAATTAA
- a CDS encoding SPOR domain-containing protein — protein sequence MRILTPSKRVFLTLTMLTLAYNINAQDQNLTLNQDPKFDQLLNDKRKINTSISTNDTYKIQIFSGKSDEAKKTLSDFKRENSNIDGTIIFNTPNYKVIVGNFKTRIEAERNLAEIKKRYKLVFLIKPSK from the coding sequence ATGAGAATTTTAACCCCTTCAAAACGAGTTTTCTTAACACTAACAATGTTAACATTAGCCTATAACATTAATGCTCAAGACCAAAATTTAACACTAAATCAGGATCCTAAATTTGACCAGTTATTGAATGACAAGCGCAAAATTAACACGTCAATAAGCACAAACGATACTTATAAAATTCAAATTTTTAGCGGAAAAAGTGATGAGGCTAAAAAAACCTTATCCGATTTCAAACGAGAAAATAGCAACATCGATGGTACTATTATTTTCAACACACCAAACTATAAAGTAATTGTTGGAAATTTTAAAACCAGAATCGAAGCAGAACGAAATTTAGCTGAAATTAAAAAGAGATACAAGCTTGTATTTTTAATCAAACCAAGCAAATAA
- the infB gene encoding translation initiation factor IF-2, with product MSEERVIRINKVLRELNISLERAVDYLKDKGIAIDANPNAKISDSEFNILQSQFAGDKGNKEASKEVGEEKRKEKEALRVEREKEIEDKRRQDEERQKQQEVIKARAVVTGPVQVGKIDLNPKKPAIVSTPVEEPAKAEEPKAVVTPAQPEKPVQKEIVQSEAVIAPVVSEEKKVEKPIITEKKEAKASPEVSVPKVAQEPVVSTDPATAEETITTQYQKLSGTTLTGQTIDLSQFNKPKKKKEDPKITPNKPGAPGANNNANKNKRKRIAPKPGAPGAPKPATGNAPGTPNPNKITPNTGGGGFNANRSARPGFVKGNRPAIVAKVEPTEEEVKNQIRETLEKLQGKGGKSKAAKYRRDKRDTHRQKSDEEQRAIDEGSKTIKVTEFVTVGEIAIMMDVPITKVIGTCMSLGIMVTMNQRLDAETLTIVADEFGYEVEFITVDIEEAIEVVADREEDLVVRAPIVTVMGHVDHGKTSLLDYIRKENVIAGESGGITQHIGAYGVTLDNGQKIAFLDTPGHEAFTAMRARGAQVTDIAIIVVAADDDIMPQTKEAISHAQAAGVPIIFAINKIDKPNANVEKIKERLAGMNLLVEDWGGKIQSHDISAKVGTGVKELLEKVLLEAEILDLKSNPNKAAQGTVVEAFLDKGKGYVSTILVQHGTLKIGDYMLAGKHHGKIKAMHDERGHIVLEAGPSTPVSVLGLDGAATAGDKFNVFEDEKEAKQIASKRSQLMREQSVRTQRHITLDEIGRRIALGQFKELNVILKGDVDGSVEALSDSFSKLSTEEIQINIIHKGVGAITETDVMLASASDAIIIGFNVRPAGNARQLADKEEIDIRYYSIIYAAIDDLKDAMEGMLAPEMKEEILGTAEIREIFKISKVGSIAGCMVMDGKIMRTSKIRVIREGVVVHTGELVALKRFKDDVKEVSKGYDCGIQIKGYNDIEERDVIEAYHEVAIKKKLK from the coding sequence ATGTCTGAAGAGAGAGTAATAAGAATAAACAAGGTTTTAAGGGAATTAAATATTTCGTTAGAAAGAGCTGTTGATTATCTAAAAGATAAGGGAATTGCTATTGATGCAAATCCAAATGCGAAAATTTCTGATAGCGAATTTAATATCCTACAAAGCCAATTTGCGGGCGATAAGGGGAATAAGGAAGCTTCTAAAGAGGTAGGAGAAGAGAAAAGAAAAGAAAAAGAGGCTTTGCGTGTTGAACGTGAGAAAGAAATTGAAGACAAACGCAGACAAGACGAAGAACGTCAAAAGCAACAAGAGGTTATAAAAGCGAGAGCTGTTGTAACCGGACCTGTTCAAGTTGGTAAAATTGATTTAAATCCAAAGAAACCTGCAATTGTTTCTACTCCTGTTGAGGAACCTGCTAAAGCAGAAGAGCCAAAAGCAGTTGTTACTCCAGCTCAACCAGAAAAACCTGTTCAAAAAGAAATTGTACAGTCTGAGGCAGTTATTGCTCCTGTCGTTTCTGAAGAAAAAAAGGTAGAAAAGCCTATTATTACAGAGAAAAAAGAAGCAAAAGCTAGTCCGGAAGTTTCAGTGCCAAAAGTAGCGCAAGAGCCTGTTGTTTCAACAGATCCTGCAACTGCTGAAGAGACTATCACTACTCAATATCAAAAATTATCAGGAACTACTTTGACTGGGCAGACAATTGATTTATCTCAATTTAATAAGCCTAAGAAAAAGAAAGAAGATCCAAAAATAACTCCTAATAAACCAGGAGCTCCGGGTGCAAATAATAACGCTAATAAAAATAAGCGTAAAAGAATTGCTCCTAAACCAGGAGCGCCAGGTGCACCAAAACCTGCTACGGGAAATGCACCGGGAACTCCAAATCCTAATAAAATTACACCAAATACTGGTGGAGGAGGCTTTAATGCTAACAGAAGTGCAAGGCCTGGTTTTGTAAAAGGAAACCGTCCTGCAATTGTAGCTAAGGTTGAGCCTACTGAAGAGGAAGTAAAAAACCAAATTAGAGAAACTCTTGAAAAACTTCAAGGGAAAGGTGGAAAATCTAAAGCTGCTAAATATAGAAGAGATAAAAGAGATACGCACCGTCAGAAATCTGATGAGGAGCAAAGAGCTATAGACGAAGGAAGTAAAACTATAAAAGTTACCGAATTTGTTACTGTAGGTGAAATTGCAATAATGATGGATGTGCCGATTACTAAAGTAATTGGAACTTGTATGTCACTTGGTATCATGGTTACCATGAATCAACGTTTAGATGCTGAAACATTAACTATTGTGGCTGATGAATTTGGTTACGAAGTTGAGTTTATCACTGTTGATATCGAAGAAGCTATTGAGGTAGTTGCTGATAGAGAAGAAGATTTAGTTGTTAGAGCGCCTATTGTTACTGTAATGGGTCACGTCGATCACGGTAAAACATCTTTACTGGATTATATTCGTAAAGAAAATGTTATTGCTGGGGAGTCTGGAGGTATTACACAGCATATTGGAGCTTATGGAGTGACTTTAGACAACGGTCAAAAAATCGCATTCTTAGATACACCAGGTCACGAGGCGTTTACTGCGATGCGTGCACGTGGAGCTCAGGTTACCGATATCGCTATTATTGTTGTTGCTGCGGATGATGATATCATGCCACAAACAAAAGAAGCAATTTCTCACGCACAAGCTGCGGGAGTGCCAATTATATTTGCAATCAATAAAATTGATAAACCAAATGCGAATGTTGAGAAAATCAAAGAGCGTTTGGCTGGTATGAATTTACTTGTTGAAGATTGGGGTGGAAAAATTCAGTCACATGATATTTCTGCAAAAGTTGGAACAGGAGTAAAAGAATTGTTAGAAAAAGTTTTATTGGAAGCTGAGATTTTAGATTTAAAATCGAATCCAAACAAAGCAGCTCAGGGAACTGTAGTTGAGGCTTTCTTAGATAAAGGAAAAGGATATGTTTCTACAATTTTAGTTCAACATGGAACTTTAAAAATTGGAGATTATATGTTAGCTGGAAAACATCATGGTAAAATTAAAGCTATGCATGATGAAAGAGGGCATATTGTTTTAGAAGCTGGTCCTTCTACTCCGGTATCTGTTTTAGGTCTTGATGGTGCTGCAACTGCAGGTGATAAATTCAACGTTTTTGAAGACGAAAAAGAAGCAAAACAAATTGCATCTAAACGTTCTCAATTAATGCGTGAACAATCTGTACGTACACAAAGACATATTACGCTTGACGAAATTGGTCGTCGTATCGCTCTTGGTCAGTTTAAAGAACTTAATGTTATTCTTAAAGGAGACGTTGATGGATCTGTTGAAGCATTATCAGATTCGTTCTCTAAACTTTCTACTGAAGAAATCCAAATTAATATTATCCATAAAGGTGTTGGAGCAATTACAGAGACTGACGTTATGTTGGCTTCTGCATCTGATGCAATCATTATCGGATTTAACGTTCGTCCTGCAGGAAATGCGAGACAATTGGCTGATAAGGAAGAAATCGATATCCGTTACTACTCTATTATCTACGCAGCTATCGACGACTTGAAAGATGCAATGGAAGGAATGTTAGCTCCTGAGATGAAAGAAGAAATTTTAGGAACTGCTGAAATTCGTGAGATTTTCAAAATTTCTAAAGTAGGTTCAATTGCAGGATGTATGGTGATGGATGGTAAAATCATGAGAACTTCTAAAATTAGAGTTATCAGAGAAGGAGTAGTGGTGCATACAGGTGAGCTTGTTGCATTGAAACGTTTCAAAGATGATGTGAAAGAAGTTTCTAAAGGTTACGATTGTGGTATTCAGATTAAAGGTTACAACGACATCGAAGAAAGAGATGTTATTGAAGCATACCATGAAGTTGCAATTAAAAAGAAATTGAAATAA
- a CDS encoding c-type cytochrome, with product MKKVGNHNSISRKLLLSLSLTLIFSLTSFAQDAAAPAAPEAAAPAATAGGDSVKGKELFNANCAACHKLDAKSTGPALRGVASKHDMAWIYKWVHNSSDMIKSGDPVAVKLFEENNKSVMTSFPQLAEADIDNIIAYTSEVKAEPVAGAPGSAAPPGTKVEEGGISNNIILGALALVMAILVVMLVMVNKVLTKVASKNGIEIPAREARTPIWKAFAKNQFLVLVTSIFLLLASGYFVYAFLMQVGVDQNYEPIQPIHYSHKIHAGDNEINCKYCHSAARVSKNAGIPSLNVCMNCHKNISEVAESTATPEYSKAFYDAQIQKLYDAVGWDKAKQAYTGKTQPVKWVRIHNLPDFVYFNHSQHVNVAGVECQTCHGPVQEFEIMKQYSKLTMGWCVDCHRKTDVKMEGNAYYDKIHAELSKKYGVEKLTAAQMGGLECGKCHY from the coding sequence ATGAAAAAGGTGGGTAACCATAATTCGATCTCAAGAAAATTGCTGCTTAGCTTATCGCTAACGCTTATTTTCTCCCTAACTTCATTTGCTCAAGATGCTGCTGCTCCGGCGGCGCCTGAAGCTGCTGCTCCGGCTGCAACTGCAGGTGGTGATTCAGTAAAAGGGAAGGAACTTTTTAATGCAAATTGCGCTGCATGTCACAAATTAGATGCTAAATCAACAGGTCCTGCTTTAAGAGGTGTTGCTTCAAAGCATGATATGGCTTGGATTTACAAGTGGGTGCACAACAGTTCTGACATGATTAAGTCAGGCGATCCTGTCGCTGTTAAACTTTTTGAAGAAAACAATAAGTCTGTGATGACTTCTTTTCCTCAATTAGCTGAAGCTGATATTGATAATATTATTGCTTATACTTCTGAAGTAAAAGCTGAGCCTGTAGCTGGTGCGCCTGGTTCTGCTGCCCCTCCAGGAACAAAAGTTGAAGAAGGTGGTATTTCTAATAATATCATTTTAGGTGCTCTTGCTCTTGTGATGGCTATTTTGGTTGTCATGTTAGTGATGGTAAATAAGGTGTTGACAAAAGTTGCCAGCAAAAATGGTATTGAGATTCCTGCTAGAGAGGCTAGAACTCCAATTTGGAAAGCTTTTGCTAAAAACCAGTTTTTAGTATTAGTTACGTCTATATTTCTTCTTTTGGCAAGCGGTTATTTTGTTTATGCTTTCTTGATGCAAGTTGGTGTTGATCAAAATTATGAGCCGATTCAGCCAATTCACTATTCTCATAAAATTCACGCTGGAGATAACGAGATCAATTGTAAATATTGTCACTCTGCAGCTCGTGTAAGTAAAAATGCTGGTATTCCTTCTTTGAATGTTTGTATGAACTGTCATAAAAATATTTCTGAAGTTGCTGAATCTACTGCTACTCCAGAGTACAGCAAAGCATTTTATGATGCTCAAATTCAAAAATTATATGATGCTGTTGGATGGGATAAGGCTAAACAGGCTTACACTGGAAAAACGCAGCCAGTTAAATGGGTTCGTATTCATAATTTACCTGATTTCGTGTATTTCAATCACTCTCAGCACGTAAATGTTGCTGGAGTTGAATGTCAGACATGTCACGGTCCGGTACAGGAATTTGAAATCATGAAGCAATATTCTAAATTAACAATGGGATGGTGTGTTGATTGCCATAGAAAAACTGATGTTAAAATGGAAGGAAATGCATACTATGATAAAATTCATGCTGAACTTTCTAAAAAATACGGTGTAGAGAAATTAACTGCAGCGCAAATGGGAGGTTTAGAATGCGGTAAATGCCACTATTAA
- a CDS encoding cytochrome c, whose translation MKRIYKITLLVGITILVSSCHNNSAPNYQYFPNMYESVGYETYSEAKIFKGGKEGQLPVEGTINRGFEPYEYENSTAGYELAKANLKSPLSEEDRNSGKGKELFEIYCISCHGATGNGKGKLVEREKFLGVPSYKDRVITEGSIFHVETYGLNAMGSHANQLSAHERWLVADYVLKLKSQL comes from the coding sequence ATGAAAAGGATATATAAAATAACACTTTTAGTTGGTATAACTATTTTAGTTTCATCTTGCCACAATAATTCGGCACCAAACTATCAGTATTTCCCAAATATGTATGAGTCTGTAGGTTATGAAACTTACTCAGAAGCAAAGATATTTAAAGGTGGAAAAGAGGGACAGCTTCCTGTAGAAGGAACGATTAATAGAGGTTTTGAACCTTATGAATATGAAAATTCAACTGCTGGTTATGAATTAGCAAAAGCTAATTTGAAATCACCTTTAAGTGAGGAAGATAGAAATTCTGGAAAAGGAAAAGAACTTTTCGAAATTTACTGTATCAGTTGTCATGGAGCAACTGGAAACGGTAAAGGTAAATTGGTTGAAAGAGAAAAATTTCTTGGAGTACCTAGCTATAAAGACAGAGTAATTACTGAAGGAAGTATCTTTCACGTTGAAACTTATGGTTTAAATGCAATGGGTTCACATGCAAATCAATTAAGTGCCCACGAACGTTGGTTAGTTGCTGACTATGTTCTAAAACTAAAAAGCCAATTATAA
- a CDS encoding TAT-variant-translocated molybdopterin oxidoreductase → MSSNKKYWKSVEELENSSIVEALRNNEFVEEIPTEEFLGNADALAQSGTSRRDFLKYVGFSTAAVTLAACEGPVHKSIPYVLQPEQIIPGVADYYATTVFDGFDFANLLVKTREGRPIKIDNNTISGAKFSANARIHASILSLYDSMRLKEPKLEGKNSSWSAVDLKIKSSLADAKAKGGQVVLLTNTLASPSTEKLIGEFITKNPNAKHVVYDAVSSSDALDAFETVYGERALVDYDFSKASLIVSVGADFLGDWQGGGYDSGYAKGRIPQNGKMSRHFQFESNMTLSGAAADKRVPMTIADQKQALVQIYNIVAGASVAVSLDGNFKAEVVKAAQQLKAAGSKGVLVSGIEDKNAQLLVLAINQVLASEAFNTAGTRQIRKGSNALVFQLIKDMNAGSVHTLIMSGINPVYTLADSASFVSGLKKVKTSVAFSLKEDETASITTIAAPAPHYLESWGDVILTKGTYSLTQPTIRPIFNTKQFQDVLLSLNGVPGNFYDYLKASSAGIIAGSSWNKVLHDGVFVIGSTALAAGSFDYTAAASAVSKSRSAGDFELVLYTKTGMGDGQQANNPWLQEFPDPITRVSWDNYVTISNADAKKLGLTNEIVANGGLNGSYATITTADGAKLENVPVIVQPGQAIGTVGLAVGYGRKAALKDEMQVGLNAYALYKNFNSVQSVSIAKANGVHEFACVQGQKTLMGRGDIIKETTLEIFNTKDAEHWNEKPMVSLDHQEVEATTVDLWESFDRSTGHHFNLSIDLNACTGCGACVIACHAENNVPVVGKAEVRRSRDMHWLRIDRYYSSESTFEGDNERKENIAGLSSSLSTFNEMEKAGDNPQVSFQPVMCQHCNHAPCETVCPVAATSHGREGQNHMAYNRCVGTRYCANNCPYKVRRFNWFLYNKNTEFDYHMNDDLGRMVLNPDVNVRSRGVMEKCSMCIQMTQATKLKAKNEGRPVADGEFQTACSNACSSGAMIFGDVNDADSKVAKLAADERSYHLLEHVGTKPNVVYHVKVRNT, encoded by the coding sequence ATGTCATCAAACAAAAAATACTGGAAAAGTGTTGAAGAACTAGAGAATAGTTCTATTGTTGAGGCGCTTAGAAATAACGAATTTGTTGAAGAAATTCCTACAGAAGAATTCTTAGGGAATGCAGATGCTTTAGCTCAATCTGGAACTTCACGTCGTGACTTTTTAAAGTACGTAGGGTTTAGTACTGCAGCGGTTACACTTGCTGCTTGCGAAGGTCCTGTTCACAAGTCTATACCTTATGTGTTACAACCAGAACAAATCATTCCTGGTGTTGCAGATTATTATGCAACTACTGTTTTTGATGGTTTTGATTTTGCTAACTTATTAGTAAAAACTCGTGAGGGTCGTCCAATTAAAATTGATAACAACACTATTTCTGGAGCTAAATTTTCGGCCAATGCTAGAATTCATGCGTCTATCTTATCATTGTATGATAGTATGCGTTTGAAAGAGCCTAAATTGGAAGGAAAAAATAGCAGCTGGTCTGCTGTTGATTTAAAAATTAAATCAAGTCTTGCTGATGCAAAAGCAAAAGGTGGACAAGTAGTTTTGTTGACAAATACTTTAGCAAGTCCATCTACTGAAAAGCTAATAGGTGAATTTATCACTAAAAACCCAAATGCAAAACATGTTGTTTATGATGCAGTTTCTTCATCAGACGCATTAGATGCATTTGAAACAGTTTATGGTGAAAGAGCTTTAGTTGATTATGATTTCTCAAAAGCTTCTTTAATTGTTTCTGTTGGAGCTGATTTCTTAGGAGACTGGCAAGGTGGTGGATATGATTCTGGATATGCAAAAGGACGTATTCCTCAAAATGGAAAAATGTCTCGTCACTTTCAGTTTGAATCAAATATGACATTATCCGGAGCTGCTGCTGATAAGCGTGTTCCAATGACTATTGCTGATCAAAAACAAGCATTAGTTCAAATATATAATATAGTTGCAGGTGCTTCTGTTGCCGTTTCTTTAGATGGTAATTTTAAAGCAGAAGTTGTTAAAGCTGCTCAGCAGTTAAAAGCTGCTGGTTCTAAAGGAGTTTTAGTATCTGGAATTGAAGATAAAAATGCACAATTACTAGTTTTGGCTATCAATCAGGTATTGGCTAGTGAAGCTTTTAATACTGCGGGTACAAGACAAATTAGAAAAGGTTCTAATGCGCTTGTATTTCAATTAATAAAAGATATGAATGCTGGAAGTGTTCATACCTTAATCATGAGTGGTATAAATCCAGTTTATACATTAGCTGATTCAGCTTCTTTTGTTTCTGGATTGAAAAAAGTAAAAACTTCAGTTGCTTTCTCTTTAAAAGAAGATGAAACTGCATCGATTACTACAATTGCTGCTCCTGCTCCTCATTACTTAGAATCATGGGGTGATGTTATACTTACTAAAGGAACTTATAGTTTGACTCAGCCAACTATTCGTCCTATATTCAATACAAAACAATTTCAAGACGTTTTATTATCATTAAACGGAGTTCCTGGAAATTTCTACGATTATCTAAAAGCTAGTTCAGCTGGGATTATTGCAGGTTCTTCCTGGAATAAAGTTCTACATGATGGTGTTTTTGTTATTGGTTCTACTGCTTTAGCTGCTGGTTCTTTTGATTATACTGCTGCTGCAAGTGCAGTTTCTAAATCAAGATCTGCTGGAGATTTCGAGTTAGTATTGTATACTAAAACCGGTATGGGTGATGGACAACAAGCAAACAATCCTTGGTTGCAAGAGTTTCCAGATCCAATCACAAGAGTTTCCTGGGATAATTATGTAACTATTTCTAATGCTGATGCTAAAAAGCTTGGTTTAACAAATGAAATTGTTGCTAATGGTGGTTTGAATGGTAGTTATGCTACAATTACAACTGCTGATGGAGCTAAATTAGAAAATGTTCCTGTAATTGTTCAACCTGGACAAGCTATTGGTACAGTTGGTTTAGCTGTAGGATATGGTCGTAAAGCGGCTTTAAAAGATGAAATGCAAGTAGGTTTAAATGCCTATGCTTTATATAAAAACTTCAATAGTGTTCAATCTGTTTCTATTGCGAAAGCAAATGGAGTTCATGAGTTTGCTTGTGTTCAGGGACAGAAAACATTAATGGGTAGAGGAGATATTATTAAAGAAACTACTCTTGAAATCTTTAATACTAAAGATGCTGAACATTGGAATGAAAAACCAATGGTATCTTTAGATCACCAGGAAGTTGAAGCTACAACTGTCGATTTATGGGAATCATTTGATCGTAGTACCGGGCATCACTTTAATCTTTCAATTGACTTAAACGCTTGTACTGGTTGTGGCGCATGTGTTATTGCTTGTCATGCTGAGAACAACGTTCCGGTTGTTGGTAAAGCAGAGGTAAGAAGAAGTCGTGATATGCACTGGTTGCGTATTGACAGATATTATTCTTCTGAAAGTACCTTTGAAGGTGATAATGAAAGAAAAGAAAATATTGCTGGTTTATCTAGTTCATTATCTACATTTAATGAAATGGAAAAAGCTGGGGATAATCCACAAGTTTCATTCCAGCCAGTTATGTGTCAGCATTGTAATCACGCACCATGTGAGACAGTTTGTCCTGTAGCTGCTACATCTCACGGTCGTGAAGGTCAAAACCATATGGCATATAACAGATGTGTTGGAACTCGTTATTGTGCAAATAACTGTCCATATAAAGTACGTCGTTTTAACTGGTTTTTGTACAACAAAAACACAGAATTCGATTACCATATGAATGATGATTTAGGACGTATGGTGTTAAACCCAGACGTAAATGTTCGTTCTCGTGGAGTTATGGAAAAATGTTCTATGTGTATTCAAATGACACAAGCAACTAAGTTAAAAGCTAAAAATGAAGGTCGCCCAGTTGCTGATGGTGAATTCCAAACAGCTTGTTCTAATGCTTGTTCTTCTGGAGCAATGATATTTGGTGATGTTAATGATGCTGATAGTAAAGTTGCTAAATTAGCAGCTGATGAAAGATCATATCACTTGTTAGAGCATGTAGGAACAAAACCAAACGTGGTTTACCATGTTAAAGTTAGAAATACTTAG